In Polaromonas sp. JS666, one genomic interval encodes:
- a CDS encoding PilX N-terminal domain-containing pilus assembly protein, with product MSSMVRGSRPGRGQRGATLVVALIMLTLITLLVVNAFTLSSSNLKAVGNMQARDEAIAAANQAIELVVSSSFTDAPVAQELNVDMNKDGATDYTVSIALPKCVRAIEVPNPDKCEENLKALCAENNWYTEWELQATVGDTASGTSVVVHQGVRAKLSNSQKTAVCATPST from the coding sequence ATGAGTTCGATGGTTAGAGGCTCGCGACCTGGGCGGGGCCAGAGAGGCGCCACGCTGGTGGTCGCGCTGATCATGCTGACCTTGATCACCCTTCTGGTGGTCAATGCATTCACGCTCAGTTCATCCAATCTCAAGGCCGTCGGCAACATGCAGGCGCGCGACGAGGCGATCGCTGCTGCCAACCAGGCCATCGAACTGGTCGTGAGTTCCTCCTTCACCGACGCGCCCGTGGCGCAGGAACTGAATGTCGACATGAACAAGGACGGCGCGACGGACTACACCGTCAGCATTGCGCTGCCCAAATGCGTGCGGGCCATAGAAGTACCCAACCCGGACAAATGCGAGGAAAACCTCAAGGCGCTGTGTGCCGAGAACAACTGGTACACCGAGTGGGAACTTCAAGCCACTGTCGGCGATACCGCCAGCGGCACATCCGTCGTTGTGCACCAGGGCGTGCGCGCGAAGCTCAGTAATAGTCAAAAAACCGCGGTCTGTGCCACACCGTCCACCTGA
- a CDS encoding type IV pilin protein — protein sequence MRVGKQNGFTLIELMVTVAIVGILAAVAYPSYTSHIRKGVRRAAQAQMMDIANREQQYLLANRTFASYDTLMLSGYSLPTDLTAKYTPTIALVGGTTTAPGFTITFTAIGGQAEDGNLTLTSEGVKDPVGKW from the coding sequence ATGCGCGTCGGCAAGCAAAATGGGTTCACGCTGATCGAACTGATGGTCACGGTGGCTATCGTCGGAATCCTGGCTGCGGTGGCCTATCCCTCCTACACCAGCCACATCAGGAAAGGCGTGCGGCGGGCGGCCCAGGCTCAGATGATGGATATCGCCAATCGGGAGCAGCAATACCTGCTGGCCAACCGTACTTTCGCCTCCTACGATACGTTGATGCTCAGTGGCTATTCGCTGCCCACTGACCTCACTGCCAAGTACACGCCCACGATCGCCCTGGTCGGCGGTACGACTACGGCGCCCGGATTCACCATCACGTTCACGGCCATTGGCGGCCAGGCCGAAGATGGCAACCTGACGCTCACCAGCGAAGGGGTGAAGGACCCGGTGGGCAAATGGTAG
- a CDS encoding PilW family protein translates to MNKTLRTQRGFTLVELMISLVLGLLIILALLTMLINVNRNNSELSSTNRLIENGRFAVQLLSSDVAHAGYWSGHVPEFDNLTGSTTVGPTDVPTAVPDPCQAFAAWDAAYKTNLIGMAVQGTDILDVSSPSAPVCAGVVTNPQRNTDLLVVRHAEPCLVGSGTDDCSDTRAATSPHVYVQASRCGDDTTTLVLGTTGFTLKAGDCTADAPIRRFSSSIYYVRDHANAAGDGIPTLMRARFGVNGTPQFLSAQALVEGVQGFRVEYGVDNRSDTAATVDLAALALPIAWPTGATVLNTPTNRGNGLPDEYIRCSQATPCTADQLVNVTVVKLYVLVRAERTTPGHTDTKQYCLASSCTNPTDYMGPFNDGYKRHLFTQTIRLTNVATRRETP, encoded by the coding sequence ATGAACAAAACCCTCCGCACGCAGCGCGGCTTCACTTTGGTGGAGTTGATGATTTCGCTGGTCCTCGGATTGCTGATCATCCTGGCTCTCCTCACCATGCTGATCAACGTCAATCGCAACAACAGCGAACTGAGCTCCACGAACCGGCTCATCGAGAACGGACGCTTTGCCGTGCAGCTGCTGTCGTCCGACGTGGCGCATGCGGGCTACTGGTCCGGCCATGTTCCCGAGTTCGACAATTTGACGGGCTCGACCACCGTCGGGCCGACGGACGTGCCGACAGCCGTGCCCGATCCGTGTCAGGCCTTCGCGGCGTGGGACGCGGCGTACAAGACCAACCTGATCGGTATGGCGGTGCAAGGAACCGACATCCTGGACGTGTCATCCCCGTCGGCGCCGGTCTGCGCCGGCGTTGTTACAAATCCCCAGCGAAATACTGACCTACTTGTGGTGCGCCATGCGGAACCATGCCTCGTCGGCTCGGGTACGGACGACTGTTCTGACACCCGTGCCGCCACCTCACCGCATGTGTATGTTCAGGCGTCCCGGTGCGGGGACGACACCACGACTCTTGTGCTGGGCACCACTGGCTTCACCTTGAAGGCGGGCGACTGTACCGCGGATGCCCCCATCAGGCGGTTCTCCTCCAGCATCTACTACGTACGCGATCACGCCAACGCGGCGGGAGACGGCATACCGACACTGATGCGCGCGCGTTTTGGTGTCAACGGTACCCCGCAATTCCTGTCCGCCCAGGCGCTGGTGGAGGGGGTACAGGGCTTCAGGGTGGAATATGGAGTGGACAACAGGAGCGACACCGCCGCCACGGTCGACCTGGCGGCGCTGGCCTTGCCGATCGCGTGGCCGACAGGCGCCACCGTGCTGAACACCCCCACGAATCGCGGCAATGGTCTGCCGGACGAATACATCCGCTGCTCGCAAGCAACGCCCTGTACTGCGGATCAGCTGGTGAACGTGACGGTGGTCAAGCTGTACGTGCTGGTGCGAGCGGAAAGGACCACGCCAGGCCATACGGACACCAAGCAATACTGCCTGGCCAGTTCCTGTACCAATCCGACGGACTACATGGGCCCGTTCAACGACGGCTACAAGCGCCACCTGTTTACCCAGACCATCCGCTTGACCAACGTAGCCACGCGCAGGGAGACGCCATGA
- the pilV gene encoding type IV pilus modification protein PilV, whose amino-acid sequence MVARVPSRIPRQQLGASMIEVLVTMIIIAFGLLGMAGLQMRMQSSEMEAYQRSQALLLLNDMANRIAANRNNASLYVMGTTALGTGMTCPTATATIGQQDLRQWCEALQGAAEVSGTDKVGAMVGGRGCIQTASGDYLVTVVWQGLTPISAPPASVACGAGQFNGDSASSCKNDLCRRAVTTLVRVATL is encoded by the coding sequence ATGGTAGCCCGCGTGCCGTCCCGCATCCCGCGTCAACAACTCGGCGCTTCGATGATCGAAGTGCTGGTCACCATGATCATCATCGCCTTCGGCCTGCTCGGGATGGCGGGGCTGCAGATGCGCATGCAGAGTTCGGAGATGGAGGCCTACCAGCGCAGCCAGGCGCTTCTGCTGCTCAACGATATGGCCAACCGCATCGCTGCAAACCGCAACAATGCCAGCTTATATGTCATGGGGACCACGGCGCTAGGTACGGGGATGACCTGTCCCACGGCGACCGCGACCATAGGGCAGCAGGACCTGCGGCAATGGTGCGAAGCCTTGCAGGGGGCCGCCGAGGTGTCCGGCACGGACAAGGTGGGTGCGATGGTCGGCGGCCGCGGATGCATCCAAACCGCCAGCGGCGACTACCTGGTGACCGTGGTATGGCAGGGTCTCACGCCGATTTCGGCACCACCGGCATCCGTCGCTTGCGGCGCCGGCCAGTTCAATGGCGACAGCGCGTCCAGTTGCAAGAACGACCTGTGCCGACGTGCCGTGACCACCTTGGTTCGAGTCGCCACCCTATGA